GAGAAAACAAGTATGCTTATACGGGGCTAAGTCACATCGGCCGCATGTTTCCTAGAACTCGCACAGGCAGAACCACCGTAGGAATTTGATTTTGGCATGCTCGTGTCCGTGGAAGTTAttcggattttcttttcaccCGTATAGTGTTGAAAGATACATTCCTGATATAGTATACACCATCAACCTCGCCGTTGGACAACTCCATCCATCCTTGCAGCATGCACAGATCCCGCCTGCCTGCCTGGTGTTTTCAGTCCTGCAGCATGAAGACAAGGAAGAAAAGCTTTTACTTTTTCTCAGCTCTGGAGGTTATCAAAGTAGCAGGTCTATCTAGTCGTAAGCAACAAAGCTACACTTACAGCGTACGGACGGCTTCGCAAGTGCTCGCAGAGAGACAGAGACAAAGAATGCAGCTTCACATGCTCTGCCTCCCGCGCTTTACAGCATACGGACGGCTTTTCGCAGGCAAAGTTACAGCTAgaccaaattttcaaaactcaaGGACATGCTTCATGCTACTGTTGGTCTGTGATCTTTAGTCTAAACTCTAAACCGTCTATTTCAGGCTTTCTGTAAAAGTGGTTTACTGCATGTTCTTCAATTTGCAGATTGCGCGTTACTAATGTCTGGACAAGACAAGGCAAATGGCGATGCACTGCAAGTAAGATAAGCTACAAGGACTACACATATTCAAGAAGTTGAGCTGTTGCTACGCATACGAATTCAAGTTATCAGTTTGAGCACCGCAGGACACAGAAATTACCAACGAATGATCCATGTGACAAAAATATCATACTCAAAATGCAGTAAGCCTTGTTACTCGCGCGCAACCATGTGAAATCAACATAAGCTGAATCCAGAACGGCATCTAGTCTGAAGGTTTGCTTAGACATATCATGGCGTCAACATTGCTAAACAgtttcttcaaaagcattgcTAAACAGTCTCATACAGAACAAGGTAAAGCTTCTTAGAGTGCACGAATGAAGCTGAGATCCAACAAAGCAGTAGTGAGACGACATGAAAGGACTTGAGCTGATCTCAGTAGTCACCACCCTGAATCATAGGAAAGACAGAATAATCATCTTCAAATTTGCAGTGAATCAAACATAAATAATTTTTGTGAACACAGATTGGTCAAAAATTGTGGCCGGAACATTAAACCCATGTCTGTACATGGTTTTAGAACCTTTTTTTAGGGGTTGGTGTCTAGAACTCACCAAAATTACTAACCCTTTCGATACAATATCTTCAATTGCAGAGTTATTTGAAAGACAAGAAGTTTAGATGAATTGTTATAAAATCAGAATTTCCAAAAACAGGGTATCCACTAAACTCAAGGTCCCAAGACAAAATATGTAAATAGCATGGGCATCTACTCATTATTACTCATTTCATGTAATGAAAGATTACATTGTACTTAAACAGTAATGATATGATGAAACATAAATGATCATGCGGACACCAATAGTATCCTTGCGGATTTTCTTCACCATCTAATGGccaaagtgaaaagaaaaataaaacgaAAGCACAATGACATCCTTGTTTAACTGTAAAGATAAGAGAAAGGAAATTAAGGGACATTGGTTGTGGCACTACCGCACTACTAAACTTTTAGTGAACATAAGCACCTTCAACCAACCCACCACCAAAATCTGTTCATTGCTAGGTCAAATTGCATAACAAGGGGCAACTTTGTTTCCTTCACCCTTGGAGTTAAAGACCATGCAAAGTGAAAATATTTCTTCTTGAAACAAATTATGATATGCATGCTTCAAAAGATTTtaaatattatatatatatatatatatatatatatatatatatcctaCGTGTAGGTATTGTTCACAAAAGGAAGAGCTTATATTCTTGTTGCGAGCATAAAACATGCTGATTATATATACCAGCTACAATTTTAAAGATTTCATGTATATCAACCTCATGGTTCCACACATATGCTATATAGCTTAGAAGTCAAAACTGCGGTAGTAAATATAAGTTCAACAACCATGCAAGTGACACCGTTGGAGCGGTTATTTTTTAAACTATAGTACCTACAAAAGAGCTAAAATGTCTAGTTATTCAGTTTTTCAACAAAACATAGCAGACCCATAGTGAATTCCTGGGAAACACGCATAGCATATATCTTCAATTCAATTAGCAACATGTTTGGAATTCAAAAGATCACCTAAAAGTTATTTATGGCAACATAAAACAAGAACATGTGTGTCTGTGATGCTAAGGCTCAATACAATAATAGTAATAAAAAAGGCTTGCCGAGATAAACAAACATTATGGCCTTGGTGCAAAATTAACTCGCATGCTAAGTAAGGGTTGTGAGATCACCATGATGCATGAGATATGGTACTATGACAAAGTCAAACTTCATTCAGAAAGTGCTACCAAGTTAATGTACACCAATATCAATAGTTATTCAGGAGCTATAATTGGCAAGCCACAGAATGTGAAATACAACAGATCATGACTGGATGATCATGAACACGTGTAGATACAAAGAAAGGAAGCAGTTTAGCTCTTGTACCACAAAATATATTATCCCTATCCAACGAGAACTGAAAAGACTGATAGTAACTGTTAAACCAGAATTGTATTTTGGAAGAGTAATAACTTGACGTTTCTCATGGCTTTGTGCAAACAAATTCACATAGGAAAAACATCCTTAGAACCTTACAGATATTCCAGAAACAAATGGATATGCGTGTGCTATGTACGCCACTACCTTACTAAAGTTAATGCACTCATAAGCTTAATTAGATACACGTAAAACAGACTAGTCAGCACAAGCACATAGAAAGTTTGATCTCATCAATCAAGCATCTTATCAAGCAACAGCACGGATAAAAAATAGCatgaaggggaggatgatCTTAGAAATTACCGCAAAGTTGTTGTCAGTCCTCTTGAGCGAGGAACGCTGGCGGCCATGACAGGAAGTAGGCCAAGATACGGTTCCCGTACTCCTTGCCACTTTTTGTCACCAGGCGCTCCAGCTTGCGGGTCTGGGGATCGAACGAGTAGTGGCCGTATGTGCACATCTGGATGAACAGCCTCCCTGTGCGCCCTGCGTCAATGTTGCTGAGCATGATGCTCTTGATCCTGCTCACCGTGTCCCTGGGCAGGCCTGGCACCGTGTCGAACACCTTGACCAGATTCATCTCCCTCTCCAGAACCCACCCGTTGTCGCTCCACCCCCACCCGGTCTCCCCGCGAACCCAGAGCTGCATCACCTGGTCCTCCACGGTGGCGATACAGAGCCGCCGATCCGGCATCTCCCCGATGCGGTACTTGCAGAAGTGGTCACCCAGCAGGGCCGGCGCCAGCAGGTAGGAGAAGTGCAGCGTGGAAGGGTCCAGCTGGAGCATGCGACCAGAGTTGCAGATGTGCCAGTACATCTTCCCGGCGGCGTGGACGCAGCGGCGCTCGAAACCCCAGGGATCGAAACTGACCAGGACCCCCTTGTCTCGCGGGAGCGCGCGCCAGCAGCACTCGCCGTTGTCCACGGACGCGACCCAGGCGCGCGGGTGCCCGTCGTCGATGGCGAAGCAGACGGCTTCGAAGGAGAGGTTGCTCGGGTGCGCCCGGGAGAGCAGCGCGGAGCCGACGTAGTACCTGGAGCGGCGCCAGCGATGATCGTCGGGCACGGTgtcgcgcggcggcggcggaaggagCACGCGGCGGTGGGTGGCCgggtcgaggacgaggaggcgaGGGAGGATCGACTTGGGGACCTTCACGGTTGGCTCGAGGAGCAGGAGGCCTTGGTGGCAGTCGTAGAGGCGGAAGCGGGAGATGTCCGGGCGAAGTCGACGGAGAggcgcggggaggcggcgTCGAGCGGAGCGAACACGGGATCGTAGTGGGTTTGTCCCATTTGCTCGAAGCCCGGTCCGGGGTGGGGTTTCGTTGGGTGGAAGAAGTAGCcgaggaggggaggagagcgggggAGGACACGGGCGGCAACGCGGCGCCAGCGGTGGCAagcgatggcggcgcggaggagatCGACGTGGGAGAGGCGACGTGGGCCGGGGGAGGACGTCGACGTCGACTGCCGCCACCATCGCCTCCTGCGGCTCCAACggcagtggtggtggtggcaaAACCGAGGTTGGCGAGCTAGTGGAAGGGGGAGCTTTGGTTTCGGTTTTGGTCTTGCCTCTCTTCTTCACGGTCTTCCCCGCCatcggcggcgggcggtggtggtggtggaggacaAGGGTGGTGGACTGGGGGTGGAGGACAAGGGTTCGGGAGAACACCTTCTGGAGAGGGATGTAAAATGCAGGACGGACAAAGGtctttgttttgctttttgtATGCTTGGGCGCTTGGCTCTCAAAGAATGAGTGCTGCGTACAGCCTACGCCTCGGGTGAAACATTTTCGAATTTTGAAACAGCCGTTGGGTTTGATTTAAGAgcagattaaaaaaaacatcacatTTGAGTGAGTCACTTAACATAACCAACATAAAAaattactccatccgatccataaaaagtatCATCCaccttagtacaaaatttcactccgatcataaattgttatcgaaatattacatgtatgtagacgttttttaagaatagatacatccatatttggctaaatttgagtcaagaatttagtatcagaGAGAATattaacttagtacaaaataagCTACACTTTTTATGGAAGGAGTGagtaccttttcttttcttaaaatCCACTAGTTTTGTGGTTAGTTGTTGTTCAAAGGACTCATCTTACACTTGAATGTGAATTGACACCAAACTGAGGATGGGTCCACCAGTCAAAGTGATGACGGCGTCAGTATGGCAAATGTGCAACGCCCTAGCTCTGTAGGAGCCACTTGCAACTACTCTGAAGCGGTCTCCGTCCACAATCTTGGGCATATGTCGACATCAACCGTCTACTGTTAGTGGCAAGATTCCCTTGGGACACTAAGGGAGCCGCATGCATCGCAACCATCGGCCATGGCAGACTCCATGCAGACTCGGCCCTAGTCTAGGCGTCTAGCCAGCTTGCAATTCTATCGGCCATGGCAACGACGAGGTCGACATGAGACATCACTGACCCATCATAGtcgtgaaaagaaaaatatgaagTCAAGCAGCCCACAAAGCCTAGCCCGAGGATCGTGCTCATTCGCTCGAGGGAAAAGTCGCTCGCCTGGGAAAACAATCGCTCAAGGGAAACCGAATGGAAAACGTTTGTGATCACCCGACCGATCAGACGCGCGCGTCGGCCGCGCGCAGCGCCGTCTGATTGACAATCATGCCTGCGCTTACGCCCCTCTGATCGATTGCGAGTTAGCGCCCTGCCGCCCAGGGCGTAGTTGTCGTTGCCATCTCCCGTTCACTTAATAATCTCTTCGCGCTGTGCCCACTAGCTAGACGCCCTTTCGTTATTTCCTTCCACGAATTCAtggtactcactccgtttcataaaaattGGCACGGTTTTGTACTAGAgctagagctagttcaaatccgcaccaatctttatgaaacggaacgAGTAATAGCTTTCTCCATTAACTAGCAAACAAAGCGTGTTGGGAGCTAGGAGAGCTTTGTACTGCATGCCTGgccggaggttgtcaaatttAACACGTCTCAACTTATGAGAGTTTGGATCAAATGCCAGCAAGGTGGTGTACTTTTATAGTTGTGTGGTTGTGTTCCTCTGCCATCACTTCTTCATTGTGTATCTCTGGCGTGAAACGACGATCAGGTGTGGGTCATCCAATTTTGGCGGCATGCGGGCTTAGGCAGGTCGAAATCGCCATCTGTGGTGAGGTCGGTGGCTCAGACGACGATATCAAGATGTTAGCAATTTTGATGTATCTCTGATGTAGGGTGATTCAACATGTTGTGAACTATTATATATTTTGTTGTATACACATGAGTGATATGTTGCAATGATTTTGAGCATATGCTCCTATCCGCTGCTTGCCGCCCATCTTCCGCATCACAATGCGGGAGCCGCCTGATGAGACCACAGCCTTCCTCCACTAGAGCCACCGGTGTCGGAGGAGAAGCACCTCCCTCAACACGTCCCTGTGCCCATGGATGCCGCGGGAGCCGGCAACATCTGGTagtgcatttttattttgtctaATGTTGCAAATAGTGTTTTTACATGTATGTTGCGGGGCAGTTTATTTCGATGTTACAAATGCTTCATGCGGGATTTTTAATGTTGTGATGACTTTTGTATGCTGCAAGTGGGAATTATGTTGCCATGAGTTTTGTGTTGCAATgcgggattttttttttaatgttgcGTTGAGTCTTTGAGAGACCAATGTTAAGATTAGTTTTTGATGCTGCAAGTGGTCCGTGCAGGATTTTTTATGTTGGGATGAGTCTTTGAGAGACTACGATGAGTTTTCGAGGTTGCAAGTGTTGCATGCGGAATTTTTTATGTTGCAATGAGTTTTTGATGATGCAAATATCGCGTGTGGGAATTCTGATGTTGAGACGAGTCTTTGAGAGACCAATATTGCGATGAGTTTTTGATGTTGCAAGTGCTACGTGCGGCCTTTCTGATGTTGCAATGAGTTTTTCATGCTGCAAGTGTTAGCATGCGGATTTTTTGATGTTGCCATGAGATTTTGAGTGACAAATCTTGTGATGAGTTTTTGATGCTGCAAGTGTTGCATgcggattttttttatgttgccACGAGATTTTTGAGTGACCAATTCTGCGATGAGTTTTTGATGCTACAAAGATGATTATGCTGCATTGATTCTAGGTAGGTATGTAGTGGGAAAATATTTCGATGGTGCAAATACTCCATATTGCGATGAGTTTTGAGTGATCAATTCATGTCTGCTAGCAACTGATCCACGCATGCAACTTCCATGCGTACTGGTAGCCGGACCGTAGAGTTCTATAGTAATCAACCAAACCAAAACATGCCGCCAGAATAGGCATCTCCTCGTGTATAACGCAGACGCGCCGCAGCGCGACCGACGTAGCAGCTCGCTGGCCCGACCGAAACGAGAAAATAGTCTGCGTGTGGACGCGCCTTTGATCTGACGGTCAAACCAATGTAAATCGGACGGCTCGCCGGGCGGCGGATCGGAGAATCCGATCGCTCGACAGACGCGTAGCGCGCCCCAAAACGAATCGCCTGGTTGGAATCGACGACACAAGCAGCACTACGATGCTCATTTTCTGAAACGGAATTTGTAATATTAGACGAAATTAAAGACGCTCTCTAATATTAGAGTAAGGGTTGGattgttgtattttttgtggGAGAATTGAGCTAAATTACAGCCCCTCccacacaaaaataaataaatccaagCAGGGCCTAATTGGTACTTCCTCTTTTCCAAAACATATGGCACATCATTTAAGTGATCTACAACTTTGACTATATTTTGTATTTACATATATTTATAAagtcagtaaaaaaaatacatggaTACAAGTATTTTGCAAGACAAATACAATGACATTACTTTCACATGCTCAATTCATATATTTTGTCGTATAGTAGTCAAAGTTTTATATTGTTGACTCCGTTCCTTTGGGCCTTTGAGGAGCGGGAGAAATTGTTGGAATTCTATGAAAGAGTCCCGGGAGCCAGGATGCATGCCAGTTTCATACGACCTGGTGGAGTGGCACAAGATCTGCCTCTTGGCTTATGTCGAGATATTGATTCCTCCACACAACAATTTGCTTCTCGTATCGACGAATTAGAAGAGATGTCAACCGGCAACCGTATCTGGAAACAACGATTAGTGGATATTGGTACTGTCACTGCACAGCAAGCAAAGGATTGGGGATTCAGTGGTGTAATGTTAAGAGGTCGTGCGACATGAAGACATTGATAGCAATATGGGGGAAGTTCCCATCAGGCAACAGCGGTTCTGCCTGACCCTACAAAAGCATGCATATGTTGTCAGTGAAGATTTTGTGTGAAGCCTTGGAGACGACGTACCCGGGGCTAGGTGCACGTAATGTGTCTTTATATTttggaaaggagggagtaataactAGGAATAGCTTAAGAATTGCACAAGATAAATTAAAGGGAAAATTGGCTGGAGGACACCGTTATTTCGTGGCCTTTGTCCAAACACATCGCCGGAATGTGTTTTTGTCCAGTATCATTACAATTTCGTGGACATTTGCCAAAACACATTGTATGGTCTAAAACAGAAAGTTTGACtctttttttcacattgaatTATCATTCTACCCTTTAGCAAATGTGTCTAGaatttttcaaactctttgttCGAACCGTTTCCTCTCATGCAGAGTGCAGCAACACAGGGTACAAATGGTCACCTCAACCAACAGCGAACCCTAGTAGATGTCAAATATCGATTtgtacaaagaaaaaaaaagtgttcaAAATCAGATTTAAAATGGTCGTCGACCAAGTAAAAATGTTAAATTCTCAATTTTAATCGATGCAGTGTGTATTAGCAAATGTCCACAAAATTGTAATGATACTGGACAAAAACCCATTCCGACGGTGTGTTTTGTCAAGGCCACAAAATAAAGGTGTCCTTCAGCAAATTTCCCCTAAATTAAATTGCTAAATTGCACTTAATTGGCAACGAATAACAACGTGGCACTTTGAACATTAAGCTAAGCTATTGTTCAAACGAGAATTGCTATAGTTGAGTCAAAACAGTCATTGCGAGGAAGACGGGAATTAGTAGTCCTTTGGTCTATTCAAGACAGAACCCTCAAACTGTAAGCAGTAAGGAGGCCTTGGAAAAAAAGGCCTTTCCTTCCTCGCTTGAGAGCAGTACTACCAGTAATAACTCAATTTCTAACACACAAAAAACCAGTAATAACTCAATGAACTATCCTACTTAGGCATTCCACCATGTGACCGAAAGAAGTTGATGAAGATTTTAATTCATATCCCAGGAACATTTTCACACCCATCCTTTATGGCATGCGATCTAGGGAAGTTTGACCTTGTAAGAGCGAACTATGATCAATCATAAACTTGCACAATATTATTGAATGGGAATATGGGATGCACAAACTTCATTCAAATTCCAAAGCTGTCCAAACTTATACATTTCCAGATTAACAAGTTGATTCCATTGTCAAATCTGAAGATTTAACAATGCTAGGAAGAatatatgttttgttttgaaattGAAATGTACTCAGGACTCAAACTGCACCAGCAATGTAGTTGAGACTCAAACTGCACCTGCAATGCTCCAAGACTATTGCTGTAGTAACTGAACGAGATCGTACAAGGAGTTCGTGTAAAGATCTGGATGGATGTCATTTGAAGCATCCTGAAGTTCTGGCAAGGTAGTCACACCTGCAAATGCAGCATAGGTTCAAGGCATTTGAGCACTTTCAGTGAACAGAAGGAAGAAATTGTCCAGCGAATAAGGAAAGAGCAGATGTTTCTCACCAGACATAACAAGGAGCGTCTTGCAACCAGTATTCTGGCCAAATAGTATGTCTGTGTCTAGTCTATCACCAACCATGCACATTCTGGACGTTTCCAAATTGAAGCTGCAGCAAGAATTATATGTAACtctctaaacaaaaaaaatataagtcTGAACGCTGGCATCCGCAAATATTTAGGAATATGATGATGAATGTGGTGGAAAGATTGAGCAGAACATTACGTACTGTTTCCTTTTAATCTGTGTCTATTTCATGTGTAATACAATGTAATGAGCACAAAACATTCAAGAAATAAAGATGTCAACTTCAGAACATTATGAAGCTGGCTGATATATGCAACTGTGCAAGAAATTGTGTTGAAGAAATGAAGGGAAAAGTGCAGAAGATCTCTCATTGCTAATAAATGGAAGATTATATATAAGGAACAGTGTTCAAGCAAAAAGTTCAGAAGCCCCTGCAGTACTAAGAAATGAAGAGTTCTGACAATTGCCAGCAATGGCCCTTCTCTGGTATGCTGTCTACGATTTGCGTATGTTCCTCATCATTTCTCTTGAGTAGGATATGCAGCAGGTTTCTGCAAAATATGTCCATGCGACTAGAGGGCATCCCACCTCTCATTTGATTTGTCTGCTGGGTTTGAAGTTTTCAGATTTGCACCAAATCAGTGTTTTCACCAGATATGTTGCCAGCTATCTAAACTTAAaaggaagcaaattaaaacgtTGTTGCTCCATTATAACAAATACTTATGAATATGTGTTTACACAATTTATTATTCCATTAGCACTAAGTTTAACAAAGAGTTCTTGTCAACCTGTTTGAGAAAAAAGTTCCTGTCAAACTCTCTGCTGTCTGTGCCTTGGCACCCCTTTCTATGCCCTCTCAGCAACCACAGGCATGCGAGGCTGCCAGCCTGGTCCTCCAATCAACCACAAATACAACCTCCGCTCAAAGTCTTAACATTTCCACATCCCAACATGTGACATGGGTCCTAAGACCGATGAACGTGACgatggggtggggggggggggggggtatggCTCTGAGAGAGCATATGCCAGACATGGTGCCGGGCATGAGAGGTATAGATTAAATCATTTACTAGTTGGTTCTCATTCATTGATAATAGGGACTACATGACGTCTTCTTAGCCACTAAGCCACAAATCTCAACTAATGCAAACCAATCTTAACTCATAAGGTAATAAACCCTATTCATCCTAACCTTATCTCTAATTGGCTTAGGTCCCATGTTACTTGATCTCCAAGCTGCTCCCTTATTAGGCTATGGGTGGACCTGACAGTGTATATTGTCTCATGGATGTTTGGAGGATTGTTGTTAGAAACACTCATTGAGCTTACATGGATTTCTTTCTCCAAATGTGTATTTATTATCTACTTGTTCAAAACCAGTGTCAGTGTGCAATCATTTACATTCCTTTATGATTTCCCTATTTAACAATACACCCTTTTGGTGAGCAACAAATGCTATTTTTCTTATGTGTGCACTGTGCATACCTTTTCAAAAGAAAGTCCATCAAAAAACTTGAAGGCTTTCCAACAACAATGGGCTCTTTCTGCACCGAGCAACTTACTGCAGCAACCATAGTTCCAGCGCCTGTAACTTTAAGTAGTCAAGAAATGAACCAGTATGGATAAACCCCCCAAAATAGATTAATGACATTTCTGATTAACAAAACCTGGCCATTCTTGGGCAGCTGTCATATGTCCAGTAGGATCACGGTTGGTCGCAATGAAAAGGCAACCTGGATTCTCACGGATACACAAGCTTGCATACCTGCAAGAGCGTCATTATGTTCCccttgtagaaaaaaaaatacaattgacatgaaaataacaaaattacAGCTATTTGTCATAACAGATTGGTCTGctcgcaaaacaaaaaagataacAGTAAACAAGATAAGAGACTTTACTGCATTTTGTAATAGTTGAAGTGCTGATCAAGTCCAACAATTACAGCTCCAACCTGGAAGAGATATTTCATTTATCTTAGACCACAGTGGTTTTCATACTCAAATTAAATGTGGTACAAAATTTAAATATCTTGTTACACTTTTGTCATGGTCGAAGTAGAAGTTTGCCTCCAGCATTATGTTTTTCTTGCCATCCTCCTGAAGAAAAATATCATTAGTTAAAGGGGAAGGCAAAACAGAGGTAACATATAACTTATCTCTGGAAGAggaatttttgtttttaagcTTTTAGCAAGTATCCCTTATGATGCTTTTAAAGGAAAAGGTGTCCCTTATGATGGATAGAAGGAATTCAAAATATCAGAACAAACAGTTATGATGATAAATGAGTTGGAACACTCCTCTTGCTATTGCTTGGAATATTTGTTCAACTGTGGctgttataaaataaaatatgtgatAACTTCTGGCCTAATTTTTTTCAGAGAACATATGTGGCACATCCGAAATCGATATAGAAAACCATGTCCAAGTGGCGTGCTACACCTTTAAGAGTCCAATCATTTAGCAAATGTCACATGTAACTGTGCACTatatctttactcttataaaagacTCAGTTGATGGTGGCGGTCCGTCACACCTTCAGACTGCATCACTTGCTAATTAGGTACAAATCAATGAGATGGGAACAAATATGGATTATATGATCTAAGATAATAATACACATTTTATTTCAATATGTAGTGTATTTATTTTAGTACATAACACTGCACGGTACTGTGCTAGTTCGTACAAATGTTTCACAACATGCATCGAACATGTAGGACACGGCCATTCATCAACATTAGAACTATCAATTTCATCACTTCAATATTGTAAATATTAACTCTCAATCTTGATGCATCTTTACTTAAGAACAGAAActcaagaaaaatacaatAGCTAACATTCACGTTAAATTATGAACAACAACTCCCAACCACAAACTTGCCAACGGATCAAAgcaaaaatagaaaacaaGTGGCTAGAGAACATGTATGACACCAAGCATCTCATACCGGACCACCGAAACATTCAAAACCTGCTAACTTGAGCTCGTCCAAAATGCCATCCTCACCAACAACATAAACCTTCAAAGATGTTTCAACAGTAATCAGCATTTAATTTGTCAAAAAGGAGGCATGCTACTAATGAAAATTTCATTTTACAGAAAATAACATAGATTTAGTATCATCCAAGTAAAATGCCCACATAACAGAAGACATTATTCACATGTATCAAGAAAAACAAGGAGATCACAGTTAAACTAGAGGACCCCCAACCGTAAGCTTTCCAGCAAATAAAGTTGAACCAATAATTGGATTTGGTCAAGATTCTTCAATTTTGTGCTAAGGTAAATGAATGTCCTtgttatttgtttttgttgcaaaACTCAAAAAAGAATTAAAGAATTCCAACTCTTAATCATATCAGAGATGCTTTTATTAGTCAAACCAGATGTATTGAAGAGCTAGAAATTATCTGTTTGTAAGAAGTAAACGCAAAATTGATCATTTTAACATGGAGGATAGCAAACAGCTAGATGTAAACAATGTACACACAGTATTCTTGTCATAGAAGGAAAAACTATTGGCTCAAGTAAGTGCTTCAGTTTTTCTTCTAGCATACAGTGGCAACCACATGGTCTGGCATAACTTTCTCGATCTTATTTTaaagtgcatgcatgcgactGTTGTATTGTTAAGCTTCCAACAAAGCCACACGTATATACTGTTTCTGATTTATGGTTCTGTTAGTGTTTCTATGTTTCCCTTGATGTTATCGTTGGTAACTATTGCCACCGTTCAGAAATGTGTGGCGCAAAGCATGCAGTCAAATGTCTGTACTTTCACAGCTAACAAAGAGATATCATTAGATTAGTTCCGAATAACTTTCATGATAAACTTTTTATGATTTTCTGCTAGCATATTCATGTAAAAGCTAATGGTCAAAGTGGCAAGTTGGAGACTGCATCTATGTCTAAAACGTCTATTCTTGATCAGAGTCAATCACGGGCAGATATTCCAGATCATGCGTATATAatgcaaggaaaaaaatggctaaaaataaaaaagtaaacaaatataaaaataattcACAACACCTTCTTTTCTGGAGGGAAACTATTTAACTTCAAAAACATGGCTGCTGCAAATGACGATGTAAAGATCTCTTCCTACATACAAAATAACAAACTGTTACCATACAAGAAAGAAACTATGATCACAATAATCTGCTTTATAGAGAACTACCTCA
The Brachypodium distachyon strain Bd21 chromosome 2, Brachypodium_distachyon_v3.0, whole genome shotgun sequence genome window above contains:
- the LOC100826858 gene encoding phosphoglycolate phosphatase 2 gives rise to the protein MAEGLLTADSARSLVDSVDAFLLDCDGVIWKGDELIDGVSETLELLRKLGKKLVFVTNNSRKSRRQYSKKFKSLGLEVTEEEIFTSSFAAAMFLKLNSFPPEKKVYVVGEDGILDELKLAGFECFGGPEDGKKNIMLEANFYFDHDKSVGAVIVGLDQHFNYYKMQYASLCIRENPGCLFIATNRDPTGHMTAAQEWPGAGTMVAAVSCSVQKEPIVVGKPSSFLMDFLLKSFNLETSRMCMVGDRLDTDILFGQNTGCKTLLVMSGVTTLPELQDASNDIHPDLYTNSLYDLVQLLQQ